A genomic region of Gossypium hirsutum isolate 1008001.06 chromosome D01, Gossypium_hirsutum_v2.1, whole genome shotgun sequence contains the following coding sequences:
- the LOC107918213 gene encoding MLP-like protein 43, with protein MASSDLIGKLETDVEIDISPEKFHHMWCHRPHHVHHTSSEKVQGCDLHEGEFGTPGVVICWRYVHDGKAKTAKQVVEVMDHEKKSITFKMLEGDLMEEYKSFVITIQTSPKSDGKGSIVHWTLDYEKLHEGIGHPESLLQFFIELTADMAAHLRKET; from the exons ATGGCGTCCTCGGATCTTATTGGCAAGCTTGAGACTGATGTCGAGATCGATATTTCTCCCGAAAAGTTCCACCATATGTGGTGCCACAGGCCGCACCATGTCCACCACACTAGCTCCGAAAAAGTACAAGGATGCGATTTACATGAAGGTGAATTTGGAACTCCCGGCGTCGTTATCTGCTGGAGATATGTGCATG ATGGAAAGGCTAAAACTGCAAAGCAGGTAGTTGAAGTTATGGACCATGAGAAAAAGTCAATAACTTTCAAAATGCTTGAAGGAGATCTGATGGAGGAATACAAAAGCTTCGTGATTACAATCCAAACTTCCCCCAAGAGCGACGGTAAAGGCAGTATAGTGCACTGGACTCTGGATTATGAAAAGCTGCACGAGGGTATTGGACATCCTGAGTCTCTGCTCCAGTTCTTTATCGAACTCACCGCCGACATGGCTGCTCATCTCCGCAAGGAAACTTAA